From Coffea arabica cultivar ET-39 chromosome 10e, Coffea Arabica ET-39 HiFi, whole genome shotgun sequence, one genomic window encodes:
- the LOC113712091 gene encoding tubulin beta-1 chain — translation MREILHIQGGQCGNQIGSKFWEVICDEHGVDPTGRYRGDGSNDLQLERINVYFNEASGGRYVPRAVLMDLEPGTMDSIRSGPYGQIFRPDNFVFGQSGAGNNWAKGHYTEGAELIDAVLDVVRKEAENCDCLQGFQVCHSLGGGTGSGMGTLLISKIREEYPDRMMLTFSVFPSPKVSDTVVEPYNATLSVHQLVENADECMVLDNEALYDICFRTLKLSTPSFGDLNHLISATMSGVTCCLRFPGQLNSDLRKLAVNLIPFPRLHFFMVGFAPLTSRGSQQYISLTVPELTQQMWDAKNMMCAADPRHGRYLTASAMFRGKMSTKEVDEQMINVQNKNSSYFVEWIPNNVKSSVCDIPPTGLKMASTFVGNSTSIQEMFRRVSEQFTAMFRRKAFLHWYTGEGMDEMEFTEAESNMNDLVAEYQQYQDATAEDEEEFDDGADEAYEN, via the exons atgagggaaatCTTGCACATTCAAGGAGGTCAATGCGGGAATCAAATTGGTTCCAAATTCTGGGAAGTAATCTGCGACGAACACGGGGTTGATCCAACCGGCCGTTACAGGGGAGATGGCTCCAATGATCTTCAACTGGAACGCATCAATGTCTATTTCAACGAGGCTTCCGGTGGCCGTTATGTTCCTCGGGCTGTCCTCATGGATCTCGAGCCCGGCACCATGGACAGCATCAGATCCGGCCCTTATGGCCAGATCTTCAGGCCCGACAACTTCGTCTTTGGTCAGTCTGGTGCCGGTAATAACTGGGCTAAAGGACATTACACTGAGGGTGCTGAGTTGATCGATGCCGTTCTCGACGTCGTGCGTAAAGAAGCCGAAAATTGTGACTGCTTGCAAG GATTTCAAGTGTGTCACTCACTTGGAGGAGGCACTGGCTCTGGAATGGGAACCCTACTGATTTccaagataagagaagaataTCCAGACAGAATGATGCTCACTTTCTCAGTTTTCCCCTCACCAAAGGTTTCTGACACTGTTGTAGAACCCTATAATGCCACCCTCTCAGTGCATCAGTTGGTGGAGAATGCAGATGAATGCATGGTCCTTGACAATGAAGCACTTTATGACATTTGCTTCAGGACCTTGAAGCTTAGCACTCCAAGCT TTGGTGATTTGAACCATTTGATTTCGGCAACTATGAGTGGGGTTACCTGCTGCTTGAGATTCCCAGGTCAGCTCAACTCAGACCTGCGGAAGCTGGCTGTGAACCTGATTCCTTTCCCTCGTCTTCACTTTTTCATGGTGGGATTTGCGCCACTTACTTCCCGTGGATCGCAGCAATACATATCTCTCACTGTGCCAGAGCTCACTCAGCAAATGTGGGACGCCAAGAACATGATGTGTGCAGCTGATCCGCGACATGGGCGCTACCTCACAGCCTCCGCAATGTTCAGAGGGAAGATGAGCACCAAAGAGGTGGATGAACAGATGATCAATGTGCAGAACAAGAATTCATCGTACTTTGTAGAGTGGATCCCAAATAATGTCAAGTCAAGTGTTTGTGATATTCCTCCTACTGGGTTAAAGATGGCATCTACTTTTGTCGGAAATTCTACCTCAATCCAAGAGATGTTCAGGAGAGTGAGCGAGCAGTTCACTGCCATGTTCAGGCGCAAAGCCTTCTTGCACTGGTACACTGGAGAAGGAAtggatgaaatggaattcacagaagctgagagcaacatgaatgaTTTGGTGGCAGAATATCAGCAGTACCAGGATGCCACTGCAGAGGACGAGGAAGAGTTTGACGATGGTGCCGACGAGGCGTATGAAAACTAA